A window of the Scophthalmus maximus strain ysfricsl-2021 chromosome 8, ASM2237912v1, whole genome shotgun sequence genome harbors these coding sequences:
- the kitb gene encoding KIT proto-oncogene, receptor tyrosine kinase b isoform X2, whose translation MDSSPASASQRGPGRDCWCPAEVYVLVRGAQRPLEDGMTNETLSSVWCEPVISPSGPHVVVPKRGKLELRCHDNATTPDAPPSLRWQWERARRLEGEVEEGGVAYVKVPSVQALHMGRYVCVNNSTLEHSSIYVYVKDAQNAFQRTMVNVILVRAGENCTIPCLVTDPEVTLLALETCDGRPLPSDMIYHSNLQRGVIISNVRKEYEGCYLCVGQLHGHRVTSTQYTVDVRLVPSVPPVVTLSQKDIVILRRGEQFALTCSSTNVNPDFSLKWDFPSSAHPNESQASHILSGSGGYQRATSLLIPGVNESDSGTYRCYAHNERGSSAATLQLDIRDQGFVTMLGSPGPVQADVKEGESLSLRVELDAYPSPGSLSWSYNGKRLLNTTEHVITIHRRKYRYISELRLVRVLDSEGGIYKFSASHEDASMDHSFHVYVNSKPVIIAQEGPVDGQVRCIAAGYPVPKISWYFCELPHMRCSHLPNATQWETPEVAVVTESAFGRSEVESRLNVSKEQAHFHTLECVASTEGEEAYTLFSISERVVPHKLFTPLLTGMVTTGVLLSLILLVLLYKYMQKPKFQIQWKVIESIHGNNYIYIDPTQLPYDSKWEFPRQKLRFGKTLGSGAFGKVVRATAYGLCSADTVTTVAVKMLKPNAHSTEKEALMSELKVLSYLGNNMNIVNLLGACTVGGPILVITEYCCYGDLLNFLRRKRESFLNSQVGDGYYRNVSNQTEPTREMTGTGYMPMRPSEKERSSQSDEIGELSLDAEDLLSFSYQVAKGMEYITSKNCIHRDLAARNILLTHGRVAKICDFGLARDITTDASYVLRGNARLPVKWMSPESIFDCVYTYESDVWSYGILLWEIFSLGISPYPGMQVGSAFYRMIQEGRRMSRPEIAPIEMYDMMLSCWNQDPLKRPSFRKLVENTELLLSENTKNVYLTLNNALGPSEQQRASSRRLSSVCSTTAPTQPLLQNTADVFLDYV comes from the exons ATGGATTCATCTCCAGCCTCTGCGAGTCAGCGTGGGCCCGGAAGAGATTGTTGGTGTCCCGCTGAGGTCTACGTGTTGGTGCGGGGagcacagcgccccctggaggacGGGATGACAAACGAAACCCTTTCTTCAG TGTGGTGCGAGCCAGTCATCTCCCCCAGCGGGCCTCACGTAGTGGTTCCCAAGAGAGGGAAGCTGGAGCTGCGTTGCCATGACAATGCCACCACGCCTGACGCCCCACCCAGCTTGAGGTGGCAGTGGGAGAGGGCTCGCCGGCTGGAgggcgaggtggaggagggtggagtGGCTTATGTCAAGGTGCCATCGGTGCAGGCCCTCCACATGGGCCGTTACGTGTGTGTCAACAACAGCACACTGGAACACAGCTCCATCTATGTTTATGTGAAAG aCGCCCAGAATGCCTTCCAGCGCACCATGGTGAATGTCATTCTGGTGCGGGCAGGTGAAAACTGCACCATCCCCTGTCTCGTGACCGACCCCGAGGTAACTCTCCTGGCTTTGGAGACCTGCGATGGACGACCTTTGCCCTCCGACATGATTTACCACAGCAACCTCCAGCGAGGCGTCATCATCAGCAATGTGAGAAAGGAATATGAGGGCTGTTACTTATGTGTGGGACAGCTTCACGGACACAGAGTGACATCTACCCAATACACTGTGGATGTGCGACTTG TTCCATCGGTGCCGCCGGTGGTCACGCTGTCCCAGAAAGACATCGTCATcttgaggagaggagagcagttTGCTCTCACCTGTAGCTCCACCAACGTCAACCCAGACTTCAGTCTCAAGTGGGACTTCCCTTCATCAGCG CATCCCAATGAATCTCAGGCCTCACACATCCTGTCTGGTTCAGGTGGTTATCAACGTGCCACGTCGCTCTTGATCCCAGGTGTCAACGAGTCAGACTCAGGCACCTACCGCTGCTACGCCCACAATGAGAGAGGCTCCAGTGCTGCAACCCTGCAGCTGGACATCCGTG ATCAGGGGTTCGTCACCATGTTAGGAAGTCCAGGTCCAGTCCAGGCGGATGTTAAAGAAGGGGAGAGCCTGAGCCTCAGAGTAGAATTAGATGCCTACCCATCACCCGGCTCCCTGTCCTGGTCTTACAACGGCAAGCGGCTCCTCAACACCACAGAGCATGTCATCACTATCCACCGCCGCAAATACAG ATACATCAGCGAGCTGAGACTGGTGAGGGTTCTCGACTCCGAGGGCGGGATCTATAAGTTCTCAGCCAGTCACGAGGATGCATCCATGGATCATTCATTCCACGTATACGTCAACA GTAAGCCTGTTATCATTGCCCAGGAGGGGCCTGTTGACGGACAGGTGCGGTGCATTGCCGCAGGTTATCCAGTCCCGAAAATCAGCTGGTATTTCTGCGAGCTGCCCCACATGAG GTGCTCACACCTGCCCAATGCCACCCAATGGGAGACTCCAGAGGTCGCCGTGGTGACAGAGTCTGCATTCGGTAGGAGTGAGGTCGAGAGCCGACTGAACGTCAGCAAGGAGCAGGCACATTTCCACACCCTGGAGTGTGTGGCGAGTACGGAGGGGGAAGAGGCCTACACACTGTTCTCCATCAGTG aACGCGTCGTCCCACATAAACTCTTCACGCCTCTTCTGACTGGCATGGTGACGACTGGCGTCTTGCTCAGCCTCATTCTACTGGTGCTCCTATATAAGTACATGCAG AAACCAAAGTTTCAGATCCAGTGGAAGGTCATTGAGAGTATCCATGGCAACAACTACATTTATATTGACCCCACCCAGCTGCCATATGACTCCAAGTGGGAGTTTCCTCGGCAGAAGCTACGCTTTG GTAAAACCCTGGGCTCTGGGGCTTTTGGAAAAGTAGTGAGGGCCACAGCGTATGGACTCTGCTCTGCGGATACTGTTACAACCGTCGCTGTCAAGATGCTCAAAC CCAATGCTCACTCCACGGAGAAGGAGGCGCTGATGTCAGAGCTGAAGGTTCTTAGTTACCTtggaaacaacatgaacattgTTAACCTGCTGGGAGCCTGCACTGTCGGAG GCCCAATTTTGGTGATCACTGAGtactgttgctatggagaccTCCTCAACTTTCTGCGCAGGAAAAGAGAGTCCTTCCTCAATTCCCAAGTCGGTGATGGTTACTATCGCAACGTCTCAAACCAAACTGAACCGACAag AGAGATGACTGGTACAGGATATATGCCCATGCGTCCCTCTGAGAAAGAACGGTCTTCGCAGTCAG ATGAAATAGGTGAGCTGTCTCTGGATGCTGAAGATCTCCTCAGCTTTTCCTACCAGGTGGCCAAAGGAATGGAGTACATCACTTCCAAGAAT tgCATCCACCGAGATCTTGCAGCCAGAAACATTCTGCTGACTCACGGCAGGGTGGCAAAGATCTGTGACTTTGGGTTGGCACGAGACATCACCACTGACGCCAGCTATGTTCTTCGGGGAAAT GCTCGTCTGCCGGTCAAGTGGATGTCTCCCGAGAGTATTTTCGACTGCGTCTATACGTACGAGAGTGACGTGTGGTCCTACGGCATCCTCCTCTGGGAAATCTTCTCTCTGG GCATCAGCCCGTACCCCGGGATGCAGGTGGGCTCAGCATTTTATAGGATGATTCAAGAGGGCCGCAGGATGAGTAGGCCTGAAATTGCTCCCATTGAGAT GTATGACATGATGCTGTCCTGCTGGAACCAGGATCCCCTGAAGAGGCCGTCCTTTAGGAAACTGGTGGAGAATaccgagctgctgctgtcggAAAACACCAAGAAC gTGTACCTGACGCTGAACAACGCTCTAGGTCCTtcggagcagcagagggcgTCGTCACGGAGGCTGAGCTCCGTCTGCAGCACGACGGCACCCACCCAGCCTTTACTGCAGAACACGGCGGATGTGTTCTTGGACTATgtctga
- the kitb gene encoding KIT proto-oncogene, receptor tyrosine kinase b isoform X1, with protein sequence MDSSPASASQRGPGRDCWCPAEVYVLVRGAQRPLEDGMTNETLSSVWCEPVISPSGPHVVVPKRGKLELRCHDNATTPDAPPSLRWQWERARRLEGEVEEGGVAYVKVPSVQALHMGRYVCVNNSTLEHSSIYVYVKDAQNAFQRTMVNVILVRAGENCTIPCLVTDPEVTLLALETCDGRPLPSDMIYHSNLQRGVIISNVRKEYEGCYLCVGQLHGHRVTSTQYTVDVRLVPSVPPVVTLSQKDIVILRRGEQFALTCSSTNVNPDFSLKWDFPSSAHPNESQASHILSGSGGYQRATSLLIPGVNESDSGTYRCYAHNERGSSAATLQLDIRDQGFVTMLGSPGPVQADVKEGESLSLRVELDAYPSPGSLSWSYNGKRLLNTTEHVITIHRRKYRYISELRLVRVLDSEGGIYKFSASHEDASMDHSFHVYVNSKPVIIAQEGPVDGQVRCIAAGYPVPKISWYFCELPHMRCSHLPNATQWETPEVAVVTESAFGRSEVESRLNVSKEQAHFHTLECVASTEGEEAYTLFSISERVVPHKLFTPLLTGMVTTGVLLSLILLVLLYKYMQKPKFQIQWKVIESIHGNNYIYIDPTQLPYDSKWEFPRQKLRFGKTLGSGAFGKVVRATAYGLCSADTVTTVAVKMLKPNAHSTEKEALMSELKVLSYLGNNMNIVNLLGACTVGGPILVITEYCCYGDLLNFLRRKRESFLNSQVGDGYYRNVSNQTEPTSREMTGTGYMPMRPSEKERSSQSDEIGELSLDAEDLLSFSYQVAKGMEYITSKNCIHRDLAARNILLTHGRVAKICDFGLARDITTDASYVLRGNARLPVKWMSPESIFDCVYTYESDVWSYGILLWEIFSLGISPYPGMQVGSAFYRMIQEGRRMSRPEIAPIEMYDMMLSCWNQDPLKRPSFRKLVENTELLLSENTKNVYLTLNNALGPSEQQRASSRRLSSVCSTTAPTQPLLQNTADVFLDYV encoded by the exons ATGGATTCATCTCCAGCCTCTGCGAGTCAGCGTGGGCCCGGAAGAGATTGTTGGTGTCCCGCTGAGGTCTACGTGTTGGTGCGGGGagcacagcgccccctggaggacGGGATGACAAACGAAACCCTTTCTTCAG TGTGGTGCGAGCCAGTCATCTCCCCCAGCGGGCCTCACGTAGTGGTTCCCAAGAGAGGGAAGCTGGAGCTGCGTTGCCATGACAATGCCACCACGCCTGACGCCCCACCCAGCTTGAGGTGGCAGTGGGAGAGGGCTCGCCGGCTGGAgggcgaggtggaggagggtggagtGGCTTATGTCAAGGTGCCATCGGTGCAGGCCCTCCACATGGGCCGTTACGTGTGTGTCAACAACAGCACACTGGAACACAGCTCCATCTATGTTTATGTGAAAG aCGCCCAGAATGCCTTCCAGCGCACCATGGTGAATGTCATTCTGGTGCGGGCAGGTGAAAACTGCACCATCCCCTGTCTCGTGACCGACCCCGAGGTAACTCTCCTGGCTTTGGAGACCTGCGATGGACGACCTTTGCCCTCCGACATGATTTACCACAGCAACCTCCAGCGAGGCGTCATCATCAGCAATGTGAGAAAGGAATATGAGGGCTGTTACTTATGTGTGGGACAGCTTCACGGACACAGAGTGACATCTACCCAATACACTGTGGATGTGCGACTTG TTCCATCGGTGCCGCCGGTGGTCACGCTGTCCCAGAAAGACATCGTCATcttgaggagaggagagcagttTGCTCTCACCTGTAGCTCCACCAACGTCAACCCAGACTTCAGTCTCAAGTGGGACTTCCCTTCATCAGCG CATCCCAATGAATCTCAGGCCTCACACATCCTGTCTGGTTCAGGTGGTTATCAACGTGCCACGTCGCTCTTGATCCCAGGTGTCAACGAGTCAGACTCAGGCACCTACCGCTGCTACGCCCACAATGAGAGAGGCTCCAGTGCTGCAACCCTGCAGCTGGACATCCGTG ATCAGGGGTTCGTCACCATGTTAGGAAGTCCAGGTCCAGTCCAGGCGGATGTTAAAGAAGGGGAGAGCCTGAGCCTCAGAGTAGAATTAGATGCCTACCCATCACCCGGCTCCCTGTCCTGGTCTTACAACGGCAAGCGGCTCCTCAACACCACAGAGCATGTCATCACTATCCACCGCCGCAAATACAG ATACATCAGCGAGCTGAGACTGGTGAGGGTTCTCGACTCCGAGGGCGGGATCTATAAGTTCTCAGCCAGTCACGAGGATGCATCCATGGATCATTCATTCCACGTATACGTCAACA GTAAGCCTGTTATCATTGCCCAGGAGGGGCCTGTTGACGGACAGGTGCGGTGCATTGCCGCAGGTTATCCAGTCCCGAAAATCAGCTGGTATTTCTGCGAGCTGCCCCACATGAG GTGCTCACACCTGCCCAATGCCACCCAATGGGAGACTCCAGAGGTCGCCGTGGTGACAGAGTCTGCATTCGGTAGGAGTGAGGTCGAGAGCCGACTGAACGTCAGCAAGGAGCAGGCACATTTCCACACCCTGGAGTGTGTGGCGAGTACGGAGGGGGAAGAGGCCTACACACTGTTCTCCATCAGTG aACGCGTCGTCCCACATAAACTCTTCACGCCTCTTCTGACTGGCATGGTGACGACTGGCGTCTTGCTCAGCCTCATTCTACTGGTGCTCCTATATAAGTACATGCAG AAACCAAAGTTTCAGATCCAGTGGAAGGTCATTGAGAGTATCCATGGCAACAACTACATTTATATTGACCCCACCCAGCTGCCATATGACTCCAAGTGGGAGTTTCCTCGGCAGAAGCTACGCTTTG GTAAAACCCTGGGCTCTGGGGCTTTTGGAAAAGTAGTGAGGGCCACAGCGTATGGACTCTGCTCTGCGGATACTGTTACAACCGTCGCTGTCAAGATGCTCAAAC CCAATGCTCACTCCACGGAGAAGGAGGCGCTGATGTCAGAGCTGAAGGTTCTTAGTTACCTtggaaacaacatgaacattgTTAACCTGCTGGGAGCCTGCACTGTCGGAG GCCCAATTTTGGTGATCACTGAGtactgttgctatggagaccTCCTCAACTTTCTGCGCAGGAAAAGAGAGTCCTTCCTCAATTCCCAAGTCGGTGATGGTTACTATCGCAACGTCTCAAACCAAACTGAACCGACAag CAGAGAGATGACTGGTACAGGATATATGCCCATGCGTCCCTCTGAGAAAGAACGGTCTTCGCAGTCAG ATGAAATAGGTGAGCTGTCTCTGGATGCTGAAGATCTCCTCAGCTTTTCCTACCAGGTGGCCAAAGGAATGGAGTACATCACTTCCAAGAAT tgCATCCACCGAGATCTTGCAGCCAGAAACATTCTGCTGACTCACGGCAGGGTGGCAAAGATCTGTGACTTTGGGTTGGCACGAGACATCACCACTGACGCCAGCTATGTTCTTCGGGGAAAT GCTCGTCTGCCGGTCAAGTGGATGTCTCCCGAGAGTATTTTCGACTGCGTCTATACGTACGAGAGTGACGTGTGGTCCTACGGCATCCTCCTCTGGGAAATCTTCTCTCTGG GCATCAGCCCGTACCCCGGGATGCAGGTGGGCTCAGCATTTTATAGGATGATTCAAGAGGGCCGCAGGATGAGTAGGCCTGAAATTGCTCCCATTGAGAT GTATGACATGATGCTGTCCTGCTGGAACCAGGATCCCCTGAAGAGGCCGTCCTTTAGGAAACTGGTGGAGAATaccgagctgctgctgtcggAAAACACCAAGAAC gTGTACCTGACGCTGAACAACGCTCTAGGTCCTtcggagcagcagagggcgTCGTCACGGAGGCTGAGCTCCGTCTGCAGCACGACGGCACCCACCCAGCCTTTACTGCAGAACACGGCGGATGTGTTCTTGGACTATgtctga
- the kitb gene encoding KIT proto-oncogene, receptor tyrosine kinase b isoform X4 produces MRGHWLLLIASHLLLLPLTVWCEPVISPSGPHVVVPKRGKLELRCHDNATTPDAPPSLRWQWERARRLEGEVEEGGVAYVKVPSVQALHMGRYVCVNNSTLEHSSIYVYVKDAQNAFQRTMVNVILVRAGENCTIPCLVTDPEVTLLALETCDGRPLPSDMIYHSNLQRGVIISNVRKEYEGCYLCVGQLHGHRVTSTQYTVDVRLVPSVPPVVTLSQKDIVILRRGEQFALTCSSTNVNPDFSLKWDFPSSAHPNESQASHILSGSGGYQRATSLLIPGVNESDSGTYRCYAHNERGSSAATLQLDIRDQGFVTMLGSPGPVQADVKEGESLSLRVELDAYPSPGSLSWSYNGKRLLNTTEHVITIHRRKYRYISELRLVRVLDSEGGIYKFSASHEDASMDHSFHVYVNSKPVIIAQEGPVDGQVRCIAAGYPVPKISWYFCELPHMRCSHLPNATQWETPEVAVVTESAFGRSEVESRLNVSKEQAHFHTLECVASTEGEEAYTLFSISERVVPHKLFTPLLTGMVTTGVLLSLILLVLLYKYMQKPKFQIQWKVIESIHGNNYIYIDPTQLPYDSKWEFPRQKLRFGKTLGSGAFGKVVRATAYGLCSADTVTTVAVKMLKPNAHSTEKEALMSELKVLSYLGNNMNIVNLLGACTVGGPILVITEYCCYGDLLNFLRRKRESFLNSQVGDGYYRNVSNQTEPTREMTGTGYMPMRPSEKERSSQSDEIGELSLDAEDLLSFSYQVAKGMEYITSKNCIHRDLAARNILLTHGRVAKICDFGLARDITTDASYVLRGNARLPVKWMSPESIFDCVYTYESDVWSYGILLWEIFSLGISPYPGMQVGSAFYRMIQEGRRMSRPEIAPIEMYDMMLSCWNQDPLKRPSFRKLVENTELLLSENTKNVYLTLNNALGPSEQQRASSRRLSSVCSTTAPTQPLLQNTADVFLDYV; encoded by the exons ATGAGGGGCCACTGGCTGCTTCTTATCGCCTCGCACCTTCTCTTGCTGCCACTGACAG TGTGGTGCGAGCCAGTCATCTCCCCCAGCGGGCCTCACGTAGTGGTTCCCAAGAGAGGGAAGCTGGAGCTGCGTTGCCATGACAATGCCACCACGCCTGACGCCCCACCCAGCTTGAGGTGGCAGTGGGAGAGGGCTCGCCGGCTGGAgggcgaggtggaggagggtggagtGGCTTATGTCAAGGTGCCATCGGTGCAGGCCCTCCACATGGGCCGTTACGTGTGTGTCAACAACAGCACACTGGAACACAGCTCCATCTATGTTTATGTGAAAG aCGCCCAGAATGCCTTCCAGCGCACCATGGTGAATGTCATTCTGGTGCGGGCAGGTGAAAACTGCACCATCCCCTGTCTCGTGACCGACCCCGAGGTAACTCTCCTGGCTTTGGAGACCTGCGATGGACGACCTTTGCCCTCCGACATGATTTACCACAGCAACCTCCAGCGAGGCGTCATCATCAGCAATGTGAGAAAGGAATATGAGGGCTGTTACTTATGTGTGGGACAGCTTCACGGACACAGAGTGACATCTACCCAATACACTGTGGATGTGCGACTTG TTCCATCGGTGCCGCCGGTGGTCACGCTGTCCCAGAAAGACATCGTCATcttgaggagaggagagcagttTGCTCTCACCTGTAGCTCCACCAACGTCAACCCAGACTTCAGTCTCAAGTGGGACTTCCCTTCATCAGCG CATCCCAATGAATCTCAGGCCTCACACATCCTGTCTGGTTCAGGTGGTTATCAACGTGCCACGTCGCTCTTGATCCCAGGTGTCAACGAGTCAGACTCAGGCACCTACCGCTGCTACGCCCACAATGAGAGAGGCTCCAGTGCTGCAACCCTGCAGCTGGACATCCGTG ATCAGGGGTTCGTCACCATGTTAGGAAGTCCAGGTCCAGTCCAGGCGGATGTTAAAGAAGGGGAGAGCCTGAGCCTCAGAGTAGAATTAGATGCCTACCCATCACCCGGCTCCCTGTCCTGGTCTTACAACGGCAAGCGGCTCCTCAACACCACAGAGCATGTCATCACTATCCACCGCCGCAAATACAG ATACATCAGCGAGCTGAGACTGGTGAGGGTTCTCGACTCCGAGGGCGGGATCTATAAGTTCTCAGCCAGTCACGAGGATGCATCCATGGATCATTCATTCCACGTATACGTCAACA GTAAGCCTGTTATCATTGCCCAGGAGGGGCCTGTTGACGGACAGGTGCGGTGCATTGCCGCAGGTTATCCAGTCCCGAAAATCAGCTGGTATTTCTGCGAGCTGCCCCACATGAG GTGCTCACACCTGCCCAATGCCACCCAATGGGAGACTCCAGAGGTCGCCGTGGTGACAGAGTCTGCATTCGGTAGGAGTGAGGTCGAGAGCCGACTGAACGTCAGCAAGGAGCAGGCACATTTCCACACCCTGGAGTGTGTGGCGAGTACGGAGGGGGAAGAGGCCTACACACTGTTCTCCATCAGTG aACGCGTCGTCCCACATAAACTCTTCACGCCTCTTCTGACTGGCATGGTGACGACTGGCGTCTTGCTCAGCCTCATTCTACTGGTGCTCCTATATAAGTACATGCAG AAACCAAAGTTTCAGATCCAGTGGAAGGTCATTGAGAGTATCCATGGCAACAACTACATTTATATTGACCCCACCCAGCTGCCATATGACTCCAAGTGGGAGTTTCCTCGGCAGAAGCTACGCTTTG GTAAAACCCTGGGCTCTGGGGCTTTTGGAAAAGTAGTGAGGGCCACAGCGTATGGACTCTGCTCTGCGGATACTGTTACAACCGTCGCTGTCAAGATGCTCAAAC CCAATGCTCACTCCACGGAGAAGGAGGCGCTGATGTCAGAGCTGAAGGTTCTTAGTTACCTtggaaacaacatgaacattgTTAACCTGCTGGGAGCCTGCACTGTCGGAG GCCCAATTTTGGTGATCACTGAGtactgttgctatggagaccTCCTCAACTTTCTGCGCAGGAAAAGAGAGTCCTTCCTCAATTCCCAAGTCGGTGATGGTTACTATCGCAACGTCTCAAACCAAACTGAACCGACAag AGAGATGACTGGTACAGGATATATGCCCATGCGTCCCTCTGAGAAAGAACGGTCTTCGCAGTCAG ATGAAATAGGTGAGCTGTCTCTGGATGCTGAAGATCTCCTCAGCTTTTCCTACCAGGTGGCCAAAGGAATGGAGTACATCACTTCCAAGAAT tgCATCCACCGAGATCTTGCAGCCAGAAACATTCTGCTGACTCACGGCAGGGTGGCAAAGATCTGTGACTTTGGGTTGGCACGAGACATCACCACTGACGCCAGCTATGTTCTTCGGGGAAAT GCTCGTCTGCCGGTCAAGTGGATGTCTCCCGAGAGTATTTTCGACTGCGTCTATACGTACGAGAGTGACGTGTGGTCCTACGGCATCCTCCTCTGGGAAATCTTCTCTCTGG GCATCAGCCCGTACCCCGGGATGCAGGTGGGCTCAGCATTTTATAGGATGATTCAAGAGGGCCGCAGGATGAGTAGGCCTGAAATTGCTCCCATTGAGAT GTATGACATGATGCTGTCCTGCTGGAACCAGGATCCCCTGAAGAGGCCGTCCTTTAGGAAACTGGTGGAGAATaccgagctgctgctgtcggAAAACACCAAGAAC gTGTACCTGACGCTGAACAACGCTCTAGGTCCTtcggagcagcagagggcgTCGTCACGGAGGCTGAGCTCCGTCTGCAGCACGACGGCACCCACCCAGCCTTTACTGCAGAACACGGCGGATGTGTTCTTGGACTATgtctga